The following nucleotide sequence is from Triticum dicoccoides isolate Atlit2015 ecotype Zavitan chromosome 7B, WEW_v2.0, whole genome shotgun sequence.
AATAAGTGGCGATGCAAAATTACCACCAGCAATGAGGTATCGCGATGGTGTTGAGAAAATTGCGTACAAAATCTGGGTGTCCATGAGATAGACTTGCGCAAAGCATTAGCATACTGTTAAACAACTTTTGGTAGAGAATTAGGATTGACACGTACAAGACTTTCATTGGAGCCCAAAGTCAATGATAACACCAAAATTATTATTTGCTGCAAACCAAGATGAAATAAGAACACCAACATTTTCAAAGCTGCAGATTGTTACACTATTTCATTATTTGTGTGTGCCTCTAAATCTCTAAAGCTGCAGATTGTTAAACTTTCATTTTAGAGCCTCAATCGTGTTGAATGGAGCAGCGTATTTAGTGGTAAATGTTGTGCCCCTCACTCTAGCTCAGGGAGTAGCTTATTCAATGGTAAAACTATGTGCCCCTCCCTCTGCCTCTCAGCTTTTGTAGATGGAAGAAAGTTATTTCTAAAGCAAAAAAACTGGAGAGGCGGAGAGCTCCTGCTATTCTGAATCAAAGCAAAAAAACTTCGATTGGGGATGGGAGAGAAGAGGAAGTAATGGATAGAGGAGACGACAGGGGGGGCAGGGATGGACCTTGTGAGGGGTGTCGACGTTGCCGGCGAGGTCGAGCTCGGGCCTGCCGCAGGTCACGGTCGTCGTCCTCTCCTCATCCGGCCCTTGCTGCTCCAAATCTCCAGATGGCAAGGCAGTTGAGCGGCCTGTGAGACGGAGGAGGGAGGTCCCTGCCGTAGATCCATGGCCCAGGTCATGGGTTGTGAGCAACTGAGGCGCGCTACCGCGGCTAGGGTTGGCCGCGACTTCCATCGGGCCGATGCAGCCGCTGTCGCCATGGATCTCGGACCGTCATCATCGCTTGGAGGCGGGGAGGTTGAGGCAGAGGACGGGGGCGAGGAGAGGAGAGATGAGGcaaggcgtggtggcggcggatgGGGAAAGGGATTGGGGACGGGATTCTCTTAGGGTTTTCTTTTATACGGGGAAAGGTTTAGGGCTTTAGGCAGGCTTTAGTGGGCTCGCGGGTCTGTACTAGGCTGTTCATGACAAATTTCGAAACTGTCATCAGAAATCCGTCATGTATTAACAAGTTTCTTGTAgtggttcatcaaaatgagagccacaagttggcaagcctaagggaattttGCCACAGTTtttatgtgtatgccatgtggggcccaagtggggcttgcctaagatgtggcttgaaccaaacaatcacctaagttggtcaaacttgcctaactttaggtgtggcaatctttgggaaagttagtcacaaaccaaacatgcCCTAATAACTGTgtagcaagattcccttaggcaagccaaagtgtggctaacaaagcaACTCAACTcaagcaagtgtggcaaaaatcatgtggcgatatatggcaaagatagtcacaattcaaATAGCTCTACTAACCAAACAactcctaaccttaggcaagtttggcaacattgtatgataaagtgttgcattgctaggcctaaaaccaaacaACCCTTGTGTCTGAtgcaaaaaatgtggctaacaaaatcggcaccacaagtgtggcaagatttggcaagaagttgagtctatgacatgtggaccatgtagctagaaaagtgtggcaagccacaagtgtagcaatgaaccaaacacatgcctaagatattgtggcacgcctaagcttaggcatggcaaccttaggctgcaaaccgaacatctatatatctatacccctatatagtgtgtgaataactttgaaagttggtcgttggatcaagccaatccgatggtacaaagatggcaaatccgagcactacttgccgttggatatgatctacattccagTAGATTTTGCCACATGAAGAATCtacaaaactccacatgtagaagcataatgcacaaaccacctgaatctcatgcatgcaatgcacgtgtaccttactagtactagtttgtagtagtaagaaacaaattccggttttggcacgagctcgtactacaggagcaccacaaggcctgccaaaGGAGTTACATTTCCTTCTCGGGGccgacgggaccgaacttcagtggcttagtgcctggcctatgagacaatgacatgcggaccttaaatgtggctggcccacatgtcattctcatggtggtggcgtggttcacgACTCACTCGTTAGAGATGAACCGGCTGGTGGTGGCGTTGCCCTGGCGAGGgttccacagctgggcgtcggggtgttacgaggcgtagatggccagaccgccgggtactacctgtagtacagaagtactccagctgaggattaatGCCCAGGACGAAATGAGTCacaaccgctggatgaaaattcgatggtgcgggagtatggatcggagcacagcagtggagcaggcaaaccgcatCCAATCGGGTCTGTCtagggtagaaagttgatggtcgccgcaattCAACTGGcctacatgtcatgcacacaaaggcagaggagcagtggggccgagagggatgaggcgcacgtcgggggatgaggatcccctgacgcgaacaaccctagcattctgtcactgacatgcgggaccgccaggcgtgggtcccacctgtcagcgaaggaaaggcagggcaaggcagtgatagccacgtcagaggatccatgtccacgtcgggggacgtcgtgccgtgggttggagccgtGTCGTGGGAAtcccgtgtgggtgtggcagtggtagaaacaagaaacgtgatggtcgtcgtggttcaacttccatggacaagctatcatgtctgctgacacatgtatatcaaaactagagtgtttatatttcaaccaCGTGAACAAATATTATTCTAgagtactactttggatccattgcaacgcatgggccaacacattggtagtagtagtgtctatctctatctctagaggccttctctcgtttatccttttctctcacaagataaactactcatataaatacatcttgatcttccgtggaatgcacgaggatgtttcattgggggtctctccagcgcggcgtagccgtagttgcaagttgacgccgcttgagatgccgacgttgaaggGCACTCGTatgtcctccgatgagcaggtatgatgagtttgatcacgtagtaaatgcatcctaaagactacttccgtgtccattcctaattctccccctgcccactgtttcacagattAGGCTCGGTGCAAGTGgacattggcttgcatatgtacgggagggtaccaacatcattttgcacaacatttacaacggtgacaccgttctcgtagaacctttgtccaacattgggatcagccatacagcgcgccaccgcatgaattggtacaatGGAACCacgggtgagattgaataagatagcacaaaCCTTTCACATGGCGGTCAAAGACAAACCATGCTGTTTGTGGcccatttgttgccgtacgagtacgaagGCGCTGTGCTCCTTTCTATCCACATTTTCGTGGAGACAAAACAGGGGACTtatttcgtatgggacacatcctacgatatactccctctctcccagtttatttgttttgaatcttttagttttataagtttcaaattcaaatttagagctcctcatcacatgttgagattacaatgtccattaaaatgttgtgtgcatgtatagtaaagaaacaaatctcgagtttggcacgagttcgtgcagcggtagcaccacaaggcctggcgcaggagttacatttccctcccagggccctcgggactgagcttcagccccTTACTACACcttcctttgagtcaataacatgtggacgcgATAGGTGACTGCTCCACATGTAATGATCCCAAAGGAAGAGGGGCATGGGgctgagaggggtgagccgcaggtcgggggacgtgtggtgtcatgggttcgagcggcatcgtgggaatcgcgtgtggctgtggtagaaacttgatgcttggCGCATTTTAGGtgacccacatgtcatgcacacaaaggcagaggggcggtgcagccgagaggggtgaggcaaaCGTCGGGGGacatggtgccgtgggttggagcggcgtcgtgggaatcgcaagtggcagtggatgaaacgtgatggtcgccgtagttgaacttccatggacaagttctcgtgtctacggacacatgcactgcataccgatcactggaaggacactactaggaaaaacaatACCAGTAGCGTAGGTTTTTTGCATACCAGTAGCGCgtacacccgcgctactgctacgacgctacagctaaattttagcagtagcgcgttttttacCCCACACTACAGCTAAAAAAGTTACTAGTAGCGTGTttcacccacgctactgctattacgTACACGCGCTACCAGTAATGAAAtagtagtagcgttggtaaacTACAAACGCTACTAGTATCCTATATACTAGTAGCGCCCAGTTCCTCCCCACGCTACTAGTAACTTATTAAGAATTAAAAAAAATGAAGCAATTCCATTTTGTCACACAATTTTCGTATCTACCATCACACAATTTCTCATTGTAGCTAACGGCAACTCATGTATAATTCCTATCACATAGTATTGTGTGCCTAGTCAATGTGCGAAGCCTGCCCGGCCTGATCACGTGGCCCGGCCTGATCACGAGGCCTGCAGCTGCGACGAAACACACCGAGCAGCCTTGCGAGCCACACCTTACCGACGGCGGCCGCTGCCTTGAGTTGTGATGCCGTCACGTCCCTCGCCCTGACCCTCAGCTCCAGCAGGCCTCGATCGATGTCGTGCTCGTGCCTCACCACCAGCGAATGAAGGAATCCATCGGCAGCCACGACACCATCCAGTCCACGAACCTCTTGACGACCGTCAGCGTCGCCACCACAAGCCTGCAGCATTACCAACAGAGATTTAGAAACTTCAAATTCTTCAGAAGAATGACACGGAAAAACAATGCGGTACATGTCGATGCCAATGTGCTACAATTTTTTTCCGAGATTCTTATTTAAGCCATAATGCACAACTTAACTACACACTGAAGCAGCACATAGCTACTTCCATGACAAAATATAACACAAAAGATTAGAAGCAATTCTGTTGTGTTGGAAGCCCTAAAAAGAAACATCACCTACGAAGCACATAAGGAGTTAGAGGCATAATTCTTTCGGTAATTTTCTATCTATCCATTTTTCTAAGTAGTCACTTCAATACCTTGATATCTTTCACGTTTTCAAAGATAACAAAGTTCATGAATCTACTGTTGGTAGAGCATAGTGACTATACAAACTGAAGCCTGAACATATATACCTGCCAGTTCACAGACTTGACAAATGAATTCTCAAGTTAATGGGCTTTTCCTCTTTCCTGAATAAATCATTTGGTCTGCTCTTTGATGGTACTACCTAGAAGAATTAGAAATACAAAAAAATGGCATCACTGAACTAGGGTAGATAGACAAAGTCTATCTTTTGTCCTCAAGTAAGAATCTAACTTattaaaaaaagaataaaattAGGTTTCATATATAGACATAGTAGGAATTTACAGGAGAGTATAGCAGTAGCACCAAAACCAAAACAGTAAGAATGACGCCAAAACTGGAGATTCGGTAAAAAGAGTCATGTAAAAATGCTTACTGAGGACCGGATACTTACAGCTTTGCATAGCCCTTTAGACCAAACGCAAGGGCTTTGTCATAAAACCGTTGCACAAGCTTACAGGCAATAAATCTGTCACATACCTACAAAACTAAAGTTAAATGACAAAATACAATGATTCTAAGTGCTGAATTGGTGTTGCACTGACACAATGATGCTAAGTGCGGAGTTTGGTGTTGCTCTGTGGAAGCAATTGGGTAAAGTTGGTTGTACAGAAGAGAAGCCCTGCCAATTTATCGAAATGATTTTGTTACGAATCAAAAGAGGAGGTTGAGAATTTGTAATACCATAGTAACTATATTATCACATAAACTACCCACTACCCAAGGAATTAATATCAATACTACATGGCTTATTCTAATCTACAAACTCTATTTCCTAAAAAAGGTACTGTCATGTTTCTAATGCTGGCACCAGTACCCACACTAGGAAAAGGGAGAACTGCAGTGTTTGTCCATTATAAACAACTGAAGAAATAAAGTAATAAACAGGATCACGGGAACAAACTTGCATATATAGTATTATTTGATAAAGTTTCTTTGATTCAGGCAAACATTCTAAAAAGTGCATTAAGCAGACCTTTATAAATTCCTCAATAGAGAACTCCTTGGCCAAATCAGAACGTGTTACTCCTTGTTGCCACTGTGCCAGTAGCATTGGATGATGATTCCTGCAGGATATGCATAATAAAGTTATTTGTGGACGGAGTAACTTCAAGCCGGAATCAGTTTCGGTTGAAGAGTTCAAGATGAGGCATGCCTCTTCCTTATTTGCAGTAGCAGATCCATAGCTCAAGATAACAGAAACATGAATACGGGCAGCGACAGTTGAACCGACCGGCGCAGCTTCCATGACTGAAGACACCAATTTGTCAACCCGGTTGAGATCCGTCTTCATCCCTAATTTCCCAAGCTTGCTGGCTGTGTTCTCCATTACGGCATGCACAAACATCAGATCGAATTCGGACGCATCCTGGACATTCCCCTCTGCAAATCCCAGCAGAGTGAACGCCTGGTCGATTATTCTAGTGTCCTTAGAACTGCTGCCAGAACCTGACTGGGCGGCAAAATCCTCAGTTCCTTTTCATTTCTTCCGCACTAGCATCTCTTTTAATTACACAAAACAGTTGTGATTTTCATGCTACACTGACTTGCATACATGAAGTAATTTGCACCATTTAGTTGGCAAGCAAATCAAGAAGTATCTGATATATGTTGTTTCATAAAGAGTGGTGAGCATGTGCTAGTTATCTGGTAGCAAATGGATGGACTCACTAGAGAAGATCCTAGGAGTGGCTTATACGACCAAATTAGTCTCAGTACTGAGACACACATGCCAGCTGGGCAGCAGATCTGTAGACGGTGATTTAGAGTGGCTTATACGACCAAATTAGGCACGCATGATTTAGTTGAAGAAACAGTAAACGGTGAAGGATATAGAGCGGGAGCAAATCTGTGGTGGACGACCAACAGTTTGCAGTTAAGACTTAAGATGGACCCTAATGATTCTAGTCAAAGAAACTAATTTAGTCGGATTGAGAAGAGAGGAACGGATTTATACCTCAACTGCGCTGCGCTGCAAGATCCGGCGGCTTCCCCTGCCTACAGGCGCCTCTTCAGGCTGCTGCACATACTCACCGGCGAGCAGGTCGCCGGTGGCCGGATGGATGTACGAGCCCTGGGGCCGGGGGCCGGCGGTCCGCTGCGAGATCCACTCCACGGTTACCCATCTCTCTCTGCACATATCGGCATCTCCAAACGGGTCCGCTACATAATTCACCGTTGACCGCGGGGGTGCAGACGGAGAGGAAGCCGCATGAGGCTATGGAGGCGTACGCGTCGAGCTGGACCTTCCCCCCTCTGCCCCCGGCGAGCAGCGCTGCGTGGCCGGCGGCATACAGCACCAGCGCCCGGCTCGGCTTGTCCACCATTGCTCCGCCGCGCCGACACAAACTGCTTccccttcccctttcccttctCGCTCCGTCGCCTTATTCCAGAGAAGAACCGGGAGGGGATCCCGGCggtagaggagaggagaggaggtggagggaatCTGGATCGGGGATGGGTGCGGTGTGGGGTTGAACTGGGACGGTTGGTGGGGTGGTCCGGTGTGGGACTGACGGACTATTATAGCGGTAGCGCAGGGTGTCTCACTGGCTCTCCGGTTATCCACTACTAGTGGCGTAGATTTACGACCCACGCTATTGTTATGGTTTGTCCGCGGGGCATGGTCAAGAATAATTTACCAGTAGTGTGCCTCGAAAAAACCAACGCTGCTGCTAAGCCATACCAGTAGCGTGCTTTGtacccagcgctactggtaattaccagtagcgtgggGACACAAACAAACGATACTGGTAAACTTAtatgtataagcattttcctagtagtgggagtaccagagaaagctatatatgcggataaatagttccttatagtcaagcggacccatgctactactttgttccaaagacatgcacaccatcgaaatagtccatctatatcaatatacaccgagagggaataattttgttttacaagagaggaaatagtccatccatccataatgccctcctgctggtgcagacttttcttgttcttcttcttgttgttgttgttgttgttgttctcattttctgtgggagacggcttccaacaagctctttggaccttgcagctatctcaaaactcacacgggcaccgagggcagcatattttatccgctcgtatgttaagggataattctcccatctagacgaccttaataccaccgtctcgtcacccttctgaagatttgtactgagcacaaaatttgctacgtcgaatagggatagtGTCTGTTtaccacaatcttctacaggaattttgattctggtttgtaggtcagcgatgcttttcaaatcaaggttgtacgactccagcttctgtttgtcccttcgatggctgccccacagaaatgtacgtcctcccgagacaaaaaatcgtgaagctcacctggtatggagggtgaGTGTATGATGTTGTAcatcaaaacatcatcttcgaggcacagctgaaggacggcagcgcgttggatcttcccagtggcatgctccgtgtactctgcgtcgagaccgatgaccctcatctctacctttttgagggagttggatacattgttgatccactaccgaacaacccttgggtggatggtgacggtggcaactatgctcaatgagccttcgacgaggacatgttggacgctaaaaacctgcatctcgatctctttcgccatttggaaccgctggaacagagggctatggtttggagaattaggactagatggctagtctaactgaagtagtagatgattatttaaagaggttaaaacaatgtgaaagcaa
It contains:
- the LOC119339586 gene encoding uncharacterized protein LOC119339586 encodes the protein MVDKPSRALVLYAAGHAALLAGGRGGKVQLDAYASIASCGFLSVCTPAVNGTEDFAAQSGSGSSSKDTRIIDQAFTLLGFAEGNVQDASEFDLMFVHAVMENTASKLGKLGMKTDLNRVDKLVSSVMEAAPVGSTVAARIHVSVILSYGSATANKEEACLILNSSTETDSGLKLLRPQITLLCISCRNHHPMLLAQWQQGVTRSDLAKEFSIEEFIKACGGDADGRQEVRGLDGVVAADGFLHSLVVRHEHDIDRGLLELRVRARDVTASQLKAAAAVGKVWLARLLGVFRRSCRPRDQAGPRDQAGQASHID